CGTGTAGACTGAAATATTCGAAGAAGGGTAGGACCCGTGACAAACCATCCGAAGACTGTTTTGCGCTAGTAGCGATCTCAAAATATTCGTTAGCGTACCTTGCAATAAAACCTTCGGATAAAGATCCGCGCCCAACAGCAGTTCAGCGGgacgacaaacaaataaattggggtCAGCCAAACGTAGATTTGACATACTAGACACAATGTCACGATCTAGAGAAAAAGATGGCAGGTTGCCGGAAATATTCGGAAGAACATACGCCGTAGTCGACGTGACTTTGATTCACACCAGAAATTGTTGCCGAAGACGAAGACGCActtagtccaaatcggttccGCAATCCTTCCGTAATGAAGGAGGATTCCGAAGCTGAATctattaatgcgctttacatactatcagttattccggacgacagtgctcgtgtcgaacatatcccatacattgtgcacattataagttaagtccgaaggcataatcgatactgctgaatgtttatgggatcgataacacatttaccgattatttagtcatcgccgaccagtcgtatcgatccgacacactataagattctttacaaacaccgacattccgtccggaataactgatagtctgtaaagcgcataaggccCTAGCAGGATACTTCATACCCTGGTGAACGATATTCACCATTGAGAAGTGGGGAATGCCTGTCTACTCGACGTCCCTGAAACAATGCCAATCGACGTAGAAGGCCGATCGACATCCAATGATGCTACTTCGGTATTTCGTGCAACCGGTGCTGAAACGACAAGAGTAGTCCTAGGGCTAGTCGATGTTTCCCTGTGTAGAAGATACCAGAAGTCTTTGAAATTTAGTGCACGTCCTGACGTGATGCTGTCGTCGAAAGAGAACGCATAATCTGTCAGGAGAGGATCGGGAGGAACAAGGCGTACTTGTTGGGAAACGAGTTGTTCTCGCATTCGTGAAATGTGAGCGAATTCTTTTGTTGGCCGGAGACCTGGCGTCAATGCCGCGGATATCGCGAAGACATGCCAATGTCTGGATTCTTTCAGTGAGAAAGAAGTCCAAATCTGACCAAGAGGACAACGCAGACTTGTCCTTAATACTATGTTTCCAAAGTGTGACAGTACATTTCGGCAATCTTTGAAGACATAAAAAGACGAGGATGAGATCCCAATCGTCAGTGGCTACATCGTAGATGGACATTATCAAAATTCATGTGAATATGCCTCGTTGTAACTTCTTCAGTCCTGAACTGGTCTCAGACTCCAAGGCTGGTAAAGcaaataataatttgagttgGTGTTTCACCAATAGGCGGGTATTATCATAAGTACCCCTTAGTGCTTTCCACTCAAGAGCAAAATTAGCATCAGACATAAAGTTGGCCAAGAATTCACACTTTCTGTCGTCCTCACTATTACCCCATTAGGTTGATTTGGCGTTGACATCCCCCGCAAAAATTATGGGATTACAAATGTTCGTCGTCGCTTTTATCAGATATTCAACGGAAGACCGAAAATCCGCAAAGCACATATCAGGTGAAAAGTCTACCAGTATGAAAGTGATGTTCTTCTTGAGATTCAGTGTCGATAATGCAATTGCCTCACCTATGCAGTCGAGGTCCATGATCGAGAAGCGGATGCACCGCTTGATGAAGGCGTCGACACCAACCCTGATGAAGGCGCCATCAACCCTATTTCTCCCTGTGAAGCTGTATTCAGATATGCTAGAACTTGAATTATCGCGAAGCCAAGTTTCGCTTAATAAGACAATATCAATTCCATGACGATTCATATACATCTCCAAAACATCCTTATTATTAGCATTATTTACACTTTGTATATTAAATTGTAATATCTTCATATTATaacgtaacattttttttcgccaAGCTTGAAACTACGGTCTGGATGTGTCCCCAGGACCTATATTATTGTTATTCATCGCCATTATATCCAAATCAATAAATTCCTCATTAATACTCTGGCGAATTTCgcccaaaaacttcttttgctcagtcTTCAAAGATTCTGCTACCATATACTGTGTTACCTCTTGTGATAACACGGTTAGCACTTTCTTATACTCCGTAACTTTGTTTTCATTGGCGGCAATCAGCGTCGACCCATTGGCAGACACGAAACTTTCTTCCGAAAGTACTGTCCTTTGTTCCTCTACTGTTGGCGCAAATAAAAAGAGGGTAGCGAATTTAAAGTCgacagaatttatttctattggaaaaaatagTTACataagtataaaaaatatttagaatgcAAAATTAAGCCTTACTGCAGTTTTTTACTCCTCTCAGTTCAAGCGCCAAATAATTACTCCATTCTTTTTATGCAAGTCAGCTTATATGAATTAGTGTGAGGCAAGAACAAGAGAGAATGAAGAACTGCGGTAAGGAGACAATGATTATCGAACAACGGAGATGCGGATGAGTGATCGATAAATTGTAATAGGGCTTTTCATCACATCCCCTCCTCCGTGGAGCGCTCCGCTTCACCATCAACCAGATCCAGAATCGCTAACTTGGAGACCGGACGCTGAAGTAACCCACTCGCCGTTTTGACATCCGCCCGTCTTGCCACGCCATCAGCACCTGTATAAACCTTTGCCACTATGCCACGACACCATCGACTCCTTTGTAAGCTTGGGTCACACACAAACACAACGTCGTTTTGCTTAATAGGTGTAGCCCTTTCGCACCACTTCACCCTTCTAGTAAGTGTAGGTAGGTACTCTAACACCCAACGCTTCCAGAAGCGATCACGAAGAGATTTCAAAATCCGCCATTGCTTTCGAAGAGCAAACAACTTTTCATCTGGTTCATCGATCGTTGGAGTTTGTGCCACATTGCCATAGCctattaaaaaatgatttggTGTCAAAGGCTCTTCACTGTCGACGACCACAGGCAAATGTGTGAGAGGGCGAGAGTTAATGATGTTCTGCGCTTCAATCAATAACGAGTGCAGGATGTGTTCTTTTGGTGAAGTTTCTTTTAAGGTGATTCGTAGCACTTTCTTCACGCATTGAACCATGCGCTCCCACACACCACCTTCTGAAGGATTTATAGGGCAGTTAAAAAGCCACTGAATGCCTTTCGCCGATAGCTCATCCTGTATCCGACCAACCTCAAACACGTCGCCAAACCGCTTTGCCTCCTCATTTGCCCCTACAAAATTCTTTCCGTTGTCTGACCGCATTATATGAGGTACACCGCGccgatttatgaaatttttcaaagctATTATAAACGAGTCTGTTGATAAATCATGAGCCAACTCGAGATGTATGGCACGAACGGACAAACACGTAAAAAGAGCGACTCACCGTTTTTCTGTTCTTCGCCCAATTGTCACTGTGAGCGGGCCGAAATAGTCAACGCCGGTATTTTGAAATGGCCTATCACAAGGCACTAATCTGTCTTTTGGGAGCTGACCCATCAGTGGCGCGTTAGGCTCAGCCTTCAATAGTCGGCACAACATACATCTCGAAACAACGGCTCTAAGCACACGACGAATATGAGGCACCCAATATTTTTACGATCTCACAAATTGTGGCCTCTTGGTTTTGGTGTTTCATGTTGCAATGAAAGAAACGAACAACCAATGTAGTATAGAAGTGCTTTTGAGGCAAAATAATGGGACGCTTTGCACTATATGGTAAATAGCTTGCACCATCAATACGGCCATATACACGCAGCAACCCATCATCGTCCACATAAGGTGTCAATTGTTTTAAACTGCTGTCTTTTGGCAATGTGTGATGGACTAGTTTTGTGGAATTAGCGGTGGCACTCTCGGCTTTTTGTTGCGGCTATAGCTCGCCGGAAACTGGGGGTTCATTCCGCTATAATCCATACATTTGAATTTGAAGTGCCTGGTGTTATAAGATTTTTAAATGATTTGATTTGGAACATAACAATGGACAGttacatttttgaatttgaatatataaaggaaacggacggacggacatccttCAGCTGACCAAACCAATGTTCCAACAAGAGTATTGTTTCTCGAACCAGGTGTAAGTGGTCCGATGGGCTACCCCCCCCTTAACATGATCCTTAGATTGACCATCCTTGAGTTTCCTTTTTAGCCCTTTTTTGCAACTTCTTAAAGAAACTGCCAAAAATATGctacacaaaatttcctttcacaTCAGCTACATCCTCGACCCTTAGACAAAAACTCAACACATGATAGAATCAAATATTCTTTCAAACTTCAACATATATTGATTTAAATtccatattgaaaaattaatttgtaagTAAATTTCTAGTAATAAATAAAGGTAGCATAAtatcatataaatataaataataatttaaactacaaagaaaataataacaaaatccaATCTTTGTTATGtcataaatttcaatatttgctcATTCCTTTTTTTTACAGATCCGGTaccttgaatatttttttttacgatttagATGTGGTTATTATTCCCTTTTTACAAAACCATTAATTCATTTTGTTTGAGAATCGTTTTTTTTCTGTCACTTCAACATAacatcaaaatttccttttcatttaatttttttttaataatgacattttttgttcatcttattaattttgttttgttgttttttttacatacattttattttaataattaatttacaaaaaaaaaaattgaagtcatACGCATTTCACGATTGCGTAACAGGCTGA
This is a stretch of genomic DNA from Haematobia irritans isolate KBUSLIRL chromosome 4, ASM5000362v1, whole genome shotgun sequence. It encodes these proteins:
- the LOC142235463 gene encoding uncharacterized protein LOC142235463 codes for the protein MRSDNGKNFVGANEEAKRFGDVFEVGRIQDELSAKGIQWLFNCPINPSEGGVWERMVQCVKKVLRITLKETSPKEHILHSLLIEAQNIINSRPLTHLPVVVDSEEPLTPNHFLIGYGNVAQTPTIDEPDEKLFALRKQWRILKSLRDRFWKRWVLEYLPTLTRRVKWCERATPIKQNDVVFVCDPSLQRSRWCRGIVAKVYTGADGVARRADVKTAIEEQRTVLSEESFVSANGSTLIAANENKVTEYKKVLTVLSQEVTQYMVAESLKTEQKKFLGEIRQSINEEFIDLDIMAMNNNNIGPGDTSRP